The genomic DNA ACATTCATAAATCGTATTATTAAAGGTGCTACGGGTGTGGGCGAAGTCATTACAACTTCTCATTTTCCGGGAACAACACTCGATTTAGTGGAGATTCCACTGGATGATGGCAAGGCGATTTACGATACACCAGGTATTATTAATGACCACCAGATTGCGCATCATTTGAATGCACAAGATTTGAAAGCTATCACACCGAAGAAAGAATTGAAACCAAAAGTGTTTCAGTTAAATGCGGAACAAACACTGTTTATCGCTGGGCTGGCGCGCTTCGATTTCATCGCAGGTGACCGTTCGTCCTTTACGATTCATGTGTCTAACGATTTGCTTATTCATCGTACAAAGCTTTCGAATGCTGAGACATTGTACCGTGAGCATCTTGGTGCGATGTTGTCACCGCCATCTGGTGAATCAGTGGATACATTGCCACCATTTGTGCGTCATGAATTTTCGGTGAAAAAGGCAAAAACGGATATTGTCATTTCAGGTCTTGGATGGATTACTATCCAGCATCCAGACGTCGTTGTCGCTGTCCATGCACCACGGGGCGTGGATGTCGTTCTTCGACCTTCATTAATCTAAGGGTGTTCAAAAAAGTCCGGTGAAAATGGCTCTTCGGATTACGTTGTCAGCTTGCTACTCCACTGCTCGTAGCTACGCTTCCTAGTACTCCTCGGCCCTTTTCATTTTCCTTTTTGAACGTATAGGAAGGGATGGCTTCAGATGAAAAAATGGTATGCAGTAATCGGGGATCCAATCGCACAGTCGATGTCTCCAGCTATGCATGAAGCGTGGTTTGCGGAAAATGATATTGAGGCTGCTTATATTCCGATTCATGTAACGGCGGCCAAGCTTGGAGAAGCTGTTGCGAGCTTAAAGAATCTAGGCTGTAGTGGTTGGAATGTGACCGTTCCACATAAAAGTGCTATCATCCCATATCTTGATCGATTGGAGCCGTCTGCACAGCAGATGAATGCCGTCAATACGGTTCATGTGTTGCCAGATGGCTCATTGGTCGGTTCCAATACGGACGGTCTTGGCTTTGTTCGTTCGTTGGAAGAAGCATATGGCGAGCAGTGCAAACAACAAAAAGTATTGCTTGTCGGTGCCGGTGGTGCAGCTCGTGGCATCGCATTTGCACTTGATGCGATGGGGTATGGTCCAATTACCTTCACGAATCGAACGTTTGAGAAGGCTGAACAATTGGCATCAGATCTTTCCAATGCATCAGTTTCGTCTCTAGCTGAAGCAGAAACCTCTTTAGCTGACTATGGTTTAATCGTCCAGACGACCTCTGTTGGCATGAACTTCGCGCAGGCAGGAATGCCGATTAATCCAATGAATGTCGCAGGTGGGGCGGTTGTCGCAGATATTATTTATAATCCGCTTGAAACAGAACTTCTTGCGGAAGCTCGGAAAAAAGGTGCCCACACGATGAACGGCGTCGGCATGTTTGCCCATCAGGGAGCATTGGCCTTTGAAACATGGACGGGCGTTCGACCGAATACAGA from Sporosarcina sp. FSL K6-1522 includes the following:
- the yqeH gene encoding ribosome biogenesis GTPase YqeH, with protein sequence MEEIKCIGCGITIQTDNPKAEGYTPPVSLEKDDVICKRCFRLRNYNELQPVSLSGDDFLNILNGIGQKDGLVVKIVDIFDFNGSWINGLHRFVGNKDILLIGNKSDVLPKSINPNRLINWMKAEAVKLGLKPADVLLVSAHKGHGMEEALAAIDKLRRGKDVYVVGCTNVGKSTFINRIIKGATGVGEVITTSHFPGTTLDLVEIPLDDGKAIYDTPGIINDHQIAHHLNAQDLKAITPKKELKPKVFQLNAEQTLFIAGLARFDFIAGDRSSFTIHVSNDLLIHRTKLSNAETLYREHLGAMLSPPSGESVDTLPPFVRHEFSVKKAKTDIVISGLGWITIQHPDVVVAVHAPRGVDVVLRPSLI
- the aroE gene encoding shikimate dehydrogenase translates to MKKWYAVIGDPIAQSMSPAMHEAWFAENDIEAAYIPIHVTAAKLGEAVASLKNLGCSGWNVTVPHKSAIIPYLDRLEPSAQQMNAVNTVHVLPDGSLVGSNTDGLGFVRSLEEAYGEQCKQQKVLLVGAGGAARGIAFALDAMGYGPITFTNRTFEKAEQLASDLSNASVSSLAEAETSLADYGLIVQTTSVGMNFAQAGMPINPMNVAGGAVVADIIYNPLETELLAEARKKGAHTMNGVGMFAHQGALAFETWTGVRPNTEKMIKKITTTLGG